GTTCTTTGACGCGCTGGCCGAATCTGGCTACTCCAACGGCAAGACGCTTGACGTGATATTTCGCACGGCAGATGGTGACATGGCCCGGATGCCGTCGCTTGTGAACGAGGTCTTGAGCGAGCGAGTGGACATTCTCGTTGTATCTTCGTCACCCGGATGCGCTGCGGCGAAGGCGGCGACGACGACCGTACCTGTCCTCTGCATTTCAGTGCAGGATGACCCCGTCAAAGCTGGACTCACCCAGAGTTTGACTTCTCCTTCGGGAGATATTGTTGGGGTTCACAGTTATCTCGCCGACGGATTTCGCAACAACTCGACTGGCTGGGTCGATTCGTCCCGCATCTGACGACACTGGCTGTACTTTACAAC
Above is a genomic segment from Paraburkholderia aromaticivorans containing:
- a CDS encoding ABC transporter substrate binding protein encodes the protein MKKVSYVFPVLVAAAILAACTSGRPVSSAPQRIGFVAGAGGFQKMAVTNQAFFDALAESGYSNGKTLDVIFRTADGDMARMPSLVNEVLSERVDILVVSSSPGCAAAKAATTTVPVLCISVQDDPVKAGLTQSLTSPSGDIVGVHSYLADGFRNNSTGWVDSSRI